From Azospirillum sp. TSA2s, a single genomic window includes:
- a CDS encoding 3-hydroxyacyl-CoA dehydrogenase NAD-binding domain-containing protein, protein MRRAAPASSRRTRRSATTSSARSMPRLKRCWTTTRSSPPSTSGLIMSELQQGCRVPGRFAVGHPFNPPHLIPLVEVVGGRDTTAGTVEWLIAFYRAIGKRPIRLNREVPGHLANRLQAALWREAVHAVASGLASVEDVDTAIAEGPGLRWAIMGPNMIFNLAGGAGGMPHFLDHIGPAMEDWWRHLGTPALTPELRGQLNAGMREALHGRSQADLAQERDQLLLALIETLQQERRSLGTGS, encoded by the coding sequence ATGCGGCGGGCGGCGCCCGCTTCGTCCAGGAGAACGCGCCGGAGCGCCACGACGTCAAGCGCGCGCTCTATGCCGCGCTTGAAGAGGTGCTGGACGACGACGCGATCGTCGCCTCCAAGCACCTCCGGCCTGATCATGAGCGAACTGCAGCAGGGGTGCCGCGTGCCGGGACGCTTCGCCGTCGGCCATCCCTTCAATCCGCCGCATTTGATCCCGCTGGTGGAGGTCGTCGGCGGCCGGGACACGACGGCCGGCACGGTCGAATGGCTGATCGCCTTCTACCGCGCAATCGGCAAACGCCCGATCCGCCTGAACCGGGAGGTGCCGGGCCATCTCGCCAACCGTCTCCAGGCGGCGCTCTGGCGCGAGGCGGTCCATGCGGTCGCCAGCGGGCTGGCCAGCGTGGAGGATGTGGACACCGCCATCGCCGAAGGGCCGGGCCTGCGCTGGGCGATCATGGGGCCGAACATGATCTTCAACCTCGCGGGCGGTGCGGGCGGCATGCCGCACTTCCTCGACCATATCGGCCCTGCGATGGAGGACTGGTGGCGGCATCTCGGCACCCCGGCGCTGACGCCGGAACTGCGCGGGCAGCTGAACGCCGGCATGCGGGAGGCGCTGCACGGCCGGTCGCAGGCCGATCTGGCGCAGGAGCGCGACCAGCTGCTCCTGGCGCTGATCGAGACGCTCCAGCAGGAACGCCGGAGCCTGGGCACCGGCTCCTGA
- a CDS encoding nickel-dependent hydrogenase large subunit produces the protein MPYSFPLGPYHPALEEPFKVKVQCKGEVIESATVEVGFSYRGIELLAQKRNWVEVITLIERVCGICSNTHAMTFCMAAETIAGIELPKRAAHIRTIIAELERLHSHLLWAGVGAEDIGFHSLFMEVFTLRERVMDTLEAISGNRVNYGMNCIGGVLRDISDPAAHLPALDALAKGLGEVVIPTFTQNPTALARTRGVGRLSREQAVEWAVVGPVARASGFDIDVRKDQPYLSYADLGFESVVRPEGDVLARVVVRALEMMESVRLIREALLSLPPGPLRATQGLPEIPAGEATIRTEAPRGEAFYYVASEGGASPARVKIRTPSFVNIPAIEPMVMGQPLADLSIIQASVDPCISCTDR, from the coding sequence ATGCCCTACAGCTTTCCGCTCGGCCCCTATCACCCGGCCCTGGAAGAGCCCTTCAAGGTCAAGGTGCAGTGCAAGGGCGAGGTCATCGAGTCCGCCACCGTCGAGGTCGGCTTCAGCTACCGCGGCATCGAGCTGCTGGCGCAGAAACGCAACTGGGTCGAGGTCATCACCCTCATCGAGCGCGTCTGCGGCATCTGCTCCAACACCCACGCCATGACCTTCTGCATGGCGGCGGAGACCATCGCCGGAATCGAGCTGCCCAAGCGCGCCGCCCACATCCGCACCATCATCGCCGAACTGGAACGGCTGCATTCCCACCTGCTGTGGGCCGGCGTCGGGGCGGAGGACATCGGCTTCCATTCGCTGTTCATGGAGGTCTTCACCCTGCGCGAGCGGGTGATGGACACGCTGGAGGCGATCAGCGGCAACCGGGTCAATTACGGCATGAACTGCATCGGCGGCGTCCTGCGCGACATTTCCGATCCGGCGGCCCATCTGCCGGCGCTCGACGCGCTGGCCAAGGGGCTGGGCGAGGTCGTCATCCCCACCTTCACCCAGAACCCGACCGCGCTGGCCCGCACCCGCGGCGTCGGCCGGCTGAGCAGGGAGCAGGCGGTGGAATGGGCGGTGGTCGGCCCGGTGGCGCGCGCCTCCGGCTTCGACATCGACGTGCGCAAGGACCAGCCCTACCTGTCCTACGCCGATCTGGGCTTCGAAAGCGTCGTCCGGCCGGAAGGCGACGTGCTGGCCCGCGTCGTGGTGCGGGCGCTGGAGATGATGGAGAGCGTCCGGCTGATCCGCGAGGCGCTGTTGTCGCTGCCCCCCGGCCCGCTGCGGGCAACCCAGGGGCTGCCGGAGATCCCGGCCGGCGAGGCGACCATCCGCACCGAGGCACCGCGCGGCGAGGCCTTCTACTACGTCGCCTCTGAAGGCGGGGCCTCGCCGGCCCGCGTCAAGATCCGCACCCCGTCCTTCGTCAACATCCCGGCGATCGAACCGATGGTGATGGGCCAGCCGCTGGCCGACCTGTCGATCATTCAGGCCTCGGTGGACCCCTGCATTTCCTGCACCGACCGGTAG
- a CDS encoding NADH-quinone oxidoreductase subunit C encodes MTADTMIADTMTADIESAERALPRLIEALRAIPGVRSVDLRNGALWADAPLLDVEAMAAAMAALGIRLGTVTAIPHPDSAESTVIYHYIDEHRIINVKTCTRNGTLASLAPSVRAASWAEREIRDLFAVEFPGHPNPVPLIRPEGIDTATLREAMCRPATVARKPSSPLASPPAPRPARS; translated from the coding sequence ATGACCGCTGACACCATGATCGCCGACACCATGACCGCCGACATCGAAAGCGCCGAACGCGCACTCCCGCGCCTGATCGAGGCGCTCCGCGCCATCCCCGGCGTCCGGTCGGTCGACCTCCGCAACGGCGCGCTGTGGGCCGACGCCCCGCTGCTGGATGTGGAGGCGATGGCCGCCGCGATGGCGGCGCTGGGCATCCGGCTCGGCACCGTGACCGCCATTCCGCACCCCGACAGCGCCGAATCGACGGTGATCTACCATTACATCGACGAACATCGGATCATCAACGTCAAGACCTGCACCCGCAACGGCACGCTCGCCTCGCTGGCGCCCAGCGTCCGGGCAGCGTCCTGGGCCGAGCGCGAGATCCGCGACCTGTTCGCGGTCGAGTTCCCCGGCCACCCCAACCCGGTCCCGCTGATCCGTCCGGAGGGGATCGACACGGCGACGCTGCGCGAGGCGATGTGCCGCCCGGCGACGGTTGCCCGCAAGCCCTCTTCTCCGCTGGCCTCCCCGCCCGCCCCTCGTCCGGCCCGTTCTTAG
- a CDS encoding 4Fe-4S binding protein, which produces MAMLKTILGNLMRPSRTRAPADMPVVPLTYRGALTHDAGRCTACGTCAFVCAPKAITFTQDPGVSVSWHFFIGQCSFCGLCEQNCPTRAIHLRADIPGSMNSAGGDGLRLESVIHLQPCTRCGAAHVPLPAATMDTLWAADADEAERGYCPDCRRWAASARLRTAFIPDGAVAEGGRHDR; this is translated from the coding sequence ATGGCAATGCTGAAGACCATCCTCGGCAACCTGATGCGACCGTCGCGCACCCGCGCACCGGCCGACATGCCGGTCGTGCCCCTGACGTACCGCGGCGCGCTCACCCACGACGCCGGCCGCTGCACCGCCTGCGGCACCTGCGCCTTCGTCTGCGCGCCCAAGGCCATCACCTTCACCCAGGATCCCGGCGTCTCGGTGTCCTGGCATTTTTTCATCGGCCAATGCTCCTTCTGTGGGCTGTGCGAGCAGAACTGCCCGACCCGGGCGATCCATCTGCGCGCCGACATCCCCGGTTCGATGAACAGCGCCGGCGGCGACGGGCTGCGGCTGGAAAGCGTCATCCACCTGCAGCCCTGCACCCGCTGCGGCGCCGCCCATGTCCCGCTGCCGGCGGCGACGATGGACACGCTGTGGGCAGCGGATGCGGACGAGGCCGAGCGCGGCTATTGCCCCGACTGCCGCCGCTGGGCGGCGAGCGCGCGCCTGCGCACCGCCTTCATCCCGGACGGCGCTGTCGCGGAGGGAGGTCGCCATGACCGCTGA
- a CDS encoding respiratory chain complex I subunit 1 family protein — protein sequence MNAVWSYLVAIAVWPGLLFAAPLGWLELWFMRKLVARLQGRQGPPFFQPFFDVMKLLGKETVIPRGVSRGIFLALPLVSVAAVTAALAIVPLPGNPVPSLPGDVVLLLYLMEVPVLCEVLAGYVSRSIYGQVAAMREAILSLAYNLPFLVAIIAMAQMAGSFQMRALQEVPYGLVHLLAALTFLLALPARMKLNPFSIANAEHEIIADSHIEYSGPPLALFKLSHAIEVVLLTELFAVVFIPATPWPLVNLVVYLGAGILVLGGVTLLATTTARLRLTQAFRFYWVWGGLASAITMAATLVR from the coding sequence ATGAACGCCGTCTGGTCCTATCTGGTCGCCATCGCCGTCTGGCCCGGCCTGCTGTTCGCCGCCCCGCTCGGCTGGCTGGAGCTGTGGTTCATGCGCAAGCTGGTGGCCCGGCTTCAAGGCCGCCAGGGTCCGCCCTTCTTCCAGCCCTTCTTCGATGTCATGAAGCTGCTGGGCAAGGAGACGGTGATCCCCCGGGGCGTCAGCCGCGGCATCTTCCTGGCGCTGCCGCTGGTGTCGGTGGCGGCGGTGACCGCGGCGCTGGCCATCGTGCCGCTGCCCGGCAATCCGGTGCCGTCTCTGCCCGGCGACGTCGTGCTGCTGCTGTACCTGATGGAGGTGCCGGTCCTGTGCGAGGTGCTCGCCGGCTATGTCAGCCGCTCGATCTACGGGCAGGTCGCGGCGATGCGCGAGGCGATCCTGTCCCTGGCCTACAACCTGCCCTTCCTGGTCGCCATCATCGCCATGGCGCAGATGGCCGGCAGCTTCCAGATGCGCGCCCTGCAGGAGGTGCCCTACGGCCTCGTCCATCTGCTGGCGGCCTTGACCTTCCTGCTGGCGCTGCCGGCGCGGATGAAGCTCAACCCCTTCTCCATCGCCAACGCCGAGCACGAGATCATCGCCGACAGCCACATCGAATACAGCGGCCCGCCGCTGGCGCTGTTCAAGCTGTCCCACGCCATCGAGGTCGTGCTGCTGACCGAGCTGTTCGCCGTCGTCTTCATCCCGGCGACGCCCTGGCCGCTGGTCAATCTGGTGGTCTATCTCGGCGCCGGCATCCTGGTGCTTGGCGGGGTGACGCTGCTTGCGACCACCACCGCGCGGCTGCGCCTGACCCAGGCTTTCCGCTTCTACTGGGTCTGGGGCGGCCTCGCCTCGGCCATCACCATGGCCGCGACACTGGTCCGGTGA
- a CDS encoding NADH-quinone oxidoreductase subunit B family protein, which translates to MNLIERVIAISRRRSPWICRLNAGSCNGCDIEITPLLSPRYDAEQLGIELHGTPKHADIVLISGTLTLRSRQAILDIYDQVPNPKAVVALGSCPSSGNVFAGSPLVLSCSLDTVVPVDVWVPGCPPRPQAILDGIARAAKLLEDGATKSQLAKSRLAGSQPESRWGRLS; encoded by the coding sequence ATGAACCTCATCGAACGGGTCATCGCGATCTCGCGCCGTCGGTCGCCCTGGATCTGCCGGCTGAACGCCGGCTCCTGCAACGGCTGCGATATCGAAATCACGCCACTGCTCAGTCCGCGTTACGACGCCGAGCAGTTGGGCATCGAGCTGCACGGCACGCCCAAGCACGCCGACATCGTGCTGATCTCCGGCACGCTGACTCTGCGCTCGCGCCAAGCGATCCTCGACATCTACGACCAGGTGCCCAACCCGAAGGCGGTGGTGGCGCTGGGATCCTGCCCGTCGTCGGGCAACGTCTTCGCCGGCAGCCCGCTGGTGCTGAGCTGCTCGCTCGACACCGTCGTTCCGGTCGATGTCTGGGTGCCCGGCTGTCCGCCGCGCCCCCAGGCCATCCTGGACGGCATCGCCCGCGCCGCCAAACTGCTGGAAGACGGCGCGACCAAGAGCCAGCTGGCCAAGAGCCGGCTTGCCGGAAGCCAGCCCGAAAGCCGGTGGGGGAGGCTGTCATGA